TTTATCGAAGTCAATTACAGAGATTTTCCATAGAATTAGAATGATAGGGAATAAAGCAGCTCATAACGGAAATTATGGTATTACAGATGAAGCAAAAGAATCAGTCAAATTTATTTTTTATTTGGGTTGCTGGTTTATGAAAGTTTACGATATTCATACCTTTAAAGCACCTGAATTCCAAACCTTAGTGGACGAGGATTCTATACGAGAAAGTAAAATTGCAACATTAGAAAATCATCTGTTAAAACAACAAAAAGAATTTGAGAAAATATTAGATTTACTAAAAGGAATCTCCCAAACATCAGAGACAAAAAAGGAAAGAAGAGAGGCATCAAAGAAGTTTACTTCTCAATACCCATTAGACGAAAAAGATACAAGAGTATTAATTGATCAGCAATTGAGAGATGCAGGTTGGGAATGTGATACAAAAGAGCTGAATTTCAAAATAAATAAAACGATGCCTAAAAAAAATAGAAAAATGGCAATTGCAGAATGGAGATGTGGAGATAAGTGGGCAGACTATGCCTTGTTTAATGGAACTAAGTTAATTGGTATTGTTGAAGCAAAGAAATATGAGAAAGACATACCAGGAGATATTGGACAAGCAAAGGAATATGCTAAGAACGTTCAATCAATTGAAGGAACTGGGTTGTTTTATTCTGATAGAGATTATAAAGTTCCTTTTATCTATGCAACGAATGGGCGTCCCTATTTGAAACAAATTGAAGAAAAATCAGGTATTTACTTTTGGGATAGCCGTACACCTCAAAAAGCTGAAAGAGCATTGGAGGCATGGCATAGCCCGAAGGATTTAGAGCAAAAATTAAAAAGTGATGAGCAAGTTGCAGATCAAGAACTTCAAAATGAGCCCTATCCAGAGTTTGCCGAAAGAAACTACCAAATTGAAGCAATTAAAGCTGTAGAAGCTGGTTTAAAAGATAATAAAGAAAGAATGTTGCTTGCAATGGCAACGGGAACTGGGAAGACTAGAACTGCTCTGGCTCTGATGTATCGATTAATTAAAACGGATAGAGTTCGTAGAGTTCTATTTTTGGTAGACAGAACTGCGTTAGGCACACAGGCAGCAGATGCATTAAAAGATACGAAAATTGAAAAATTAGCTTTTTCGGACATCTATGATGTCAAAGAAGTTACGGAGGCTATGCCTGAAGATACAACTAGGATTCAAATCGCAACGGTTCAAGGAATGGTACATCGCCTTTTTTATAGCGGAAATGAGGAAGCAAGGCCCTCTGTAGGACAATATGATTTTATTATTGTGGATGAAGCGCATAGAGGATATACAGAAGATAGAGAAATGTCAGATGAAGCTTTATTATACATGAATCAGAATGATTATGTGAGTCAATATCGTAGAGTGATTGACTTTTTTGACGCTACTGTCTTAGGTTTAACAGCAACGCCAGCTTTGCATACAACAGAAATTTTTGGGGAACCAATCTATACGTATTCTTATACCGATGCAGTGGTGGATGGTTATCTTGTAGATCATGAACCACCTTACAAATTTGAAACTGAACTTTCTAAGAATGGTATTTCTTTTGTCAAAGATGAAGAAATTGATGTATGGAATAATGAAAGTCAGTCAATTGATAAAACAAAGCTTAAAGATAATCTGTCATTCGAAGTCGATAAGTTTAATAGGAAAGTGATGACAGAAGAATTTAATCGAGTAATTCTAGATCGATTAACCGAAGATATATATCCAAATGATGAAGAAAAGACATTAATATTTGCAGCGAATGATCAGCATGCAGATAAAATTGTAAAACTATTAAAAGAAATTTATTCTGACAAAGGTGTTATTGTTGAAGAACATGCAATTGAAAAGATTACAGGTGCTATCTATGATTCAGGACAAATGATTAAGCGATTTAAAAATGAAAAGTATCCAAGTATTGCAGTGACAGTAGACTTATTAACAACGGGAATTGATGTTCCTGAGATCTGTAATTTAGTTTTCTTAAGAAGAGTTCGTTCAAGAATTCTTTACGACCAAATGTTAGGGAGAGCAACAAGGTTGTGTAAGCGTATTGGAAAAGAATCATTTAAAATCTATGATGCTGTACATTTATATGATGGTTTACAGAAAATTTCTGATATGAAACCAGTCGTTAAGAATCCAAACCATTCAATTACTTACTTGTTAGATGAAAGTCTTCAATCAAAATCAGAGGAAGAGTTTAATTTTTATAAGAAAGAATTGATCGCAAAATTACAGCGAAAAAAGCAATCCTTAACTGAAAAGCAAGAAGAAGAACTTAAGGAGCTAAATAATGTAGATTCTATTGATAAATGGTTGCAAAATTTAAAAGAAATGAGTAAAGTAGAACTACAATCTCAAGTGAAACAAATTGAACGAATGGCTTATTCAAAAAATGTTCGCTATTCTATGTACATCTCAAATCATAAAGATACGTTTATTGATGAAACACGCGGGTATGGAGAAGGGAACGAAAGACCCGGAGATTATTTAGATAGTTTTAATCGATTTATTAGAGAAAATATGAACTTGATTCCTGCATTACAAATTGTTGTAAAACGGCCAAAAGAATTGACAATTGTCGACTTGAGAAGTATTCGATTGACGTTAAAAGAAAAGCACTTTGATGAAAAAGACTTACAGTCTGCTTGGAAAAAAGAAAAAAAAGAAACAATTGCTGCTGATATTATCAGTTTTATTCGTCAAGCTGCGTTAGGAAGTCCATTGGTACCTCATGAGCAACGAATTAAAAATGCAATGGAAAAAGTTTATCAAATATCAGACTGGACGAATATACAGGAAAGTTGGTTAAATCGTATTGAAAAGCAACTTCTTCAAACAACAGTGCTTGCTCCAACTGCGAAAGAGTTTTTTGAGGAAAATCAACTTTTTGAAGATAGTGGTGGGTATAATCGAATGAAACAGATTTTTAAAGATGATGTCGATACCATTGTAGAAGTTATAAATGATAATTTATATGCATAATAAGATTCGGACTCTTGAAAAAGGGTCCGAATCTATTGTGGAGGAAGAGGAGAAACAATGACAAATAACGAAATTGTTCAGAAATTATGGAAGTTAGCGGATGTCTTAAGAGATGATGGTGTTAGCTATCAAAACTATGTGACAGAATTAACATTTATTTTATTCTTAAAAATGATGAAGGAACAAGGAGATCGCTCTGAGAGCAAAATTCCAGAAGGATATCGTTGGGATGATTTAGTTTCTAAAGAAGGATTAGAGTTAAAAACGTTTTATCAAAAACTATTAACGGATTTATCAAATCCTAAAATCGCTAAAGACTCACGTTTGCAAATGATTTATCACAATGCTTCAACAACGATTGATGAACCAAAGAATTTAGAAAAAATTATCAAGGCAATTGATGATTTAGACTGGTATAATGCCAAAGAAGAAGGTCTTGGTGATTTATACGAAGGATTACTGGAAAAGAATGCAAGCGAAACGAAATCTGGTGCTGGTCAATACTTTACACCAAGAGTATTAATTGATGTCATGGTTGAATTGTTAGATCCTAAACTAGGTGAGCGCTTAAATGATCCAGCAGCTGGAACATTTGGATTTATGATAGCGGCAGACCATTACTTAAAAAATAAATTTGATCATTATTTTGATATTGCACCTGACTTAGCTGAATTTCAAAAAAAGGAAGCTTTTTCAGGAATGGAATTGGTACCTGGAACACATCGCTTAGCATTGATGAATGCTTTACTCCACGATATTGAAGGTCGTTTAGAGTTGGGGGATTCATTATCTACGAATGGGAAATGGATGAAAGACTTTGATGTGGTGTTAACCAATCCACCTTTTGGTACAAAAAAAGGTGGAGAGCGGGCAACTCGTGATGATTTGACATTTGAGACCTCTAATAAACAATTAAATTTTTTACAAACAATTTATAATTCGTTAAAACCAAACGGTAAATCTCGTGCGGCGGTTGTTATTCCAGATAATGTTTTATTTGCTGATGGCATCGGAGAACAAATTCGACGTGACTTGATGAATAAATGTAATCTTCACACTATTTTACGTCTACCGAAAGGTATTTTTTATGCTCAAGGAGTACAAACCAATGTATTGTTTTTTGAGAGAGGTACTTCTGAAAAAAATAATACAAAAGAAGTTTGGATTTATGATATGAGAAATAACATGCGTTCTTTTGGTAAACGGAATCCTTTGACGATACAAGATTTTGAAGAATTTATTGCTTGTTATCACCAAGAAAATATTCAAGAACGAAAAGAAATATATACACCTGAAAATTTTAATGGACGTTGGCGAAAATATACGATAGAAGAAATTACAGCTCGTGATAATGCAACGTTAGATATTTCTTGGTTGGAAGATGAAAGTACAACGCCAGATTATACACTAGATGAAATGATGCAATTAATTAAGGAAAAATCTCAAATCATTTCGACCACTGTTTCTGAGTTGGAGAGCTTGTTGGGAGAGATTGACCAATGATTGATACAAAAGCGTTAAAAGAAAAAATATTAGATTTAGCGATGCGTGGTAAATTGGTTGAACAGGATCCAATTGATGAACCTGTAGAACAATTATTACAAAAAATAAAAGAAGAAAAAGAAAAACTTATTAATGAAGGAAAACTTAAAAAAGAAAAAGCACGCCCAAAGATTGAACCAAAAGAGATTCCTTATATATTACCGAGAAATTGGCAATGGGTAAGGTTAGGGGAAGTGTTATCTTTGCTCAATGGTGATAGAGGAAAGAACTATCCATCTCAAAAGTATTTTCAGAGAACCGGAATACCAATCATTAATGCAGGAGCTTTAGGTAAAATTGAAATAAATAATGAAAAATTAAACTATATTTCAGAAGAAAAATTTTCGATGTTGAAAGCTGGATTTGTTAAAAAAAATGACATCTTATATTGTATTCGAGGTTCTTTGGGAAAAAGCTCAATAAACACATTGGATAGGGGGGCAATTGCCTCTTCTTTGGTGATTATAAGACCATTTGCTGAAATGAATATTAAATATATTTATTATATATTGATTTCTAAATTAGGAGAGAATCAAATAAAAATGGAGGAGAATGGTACAGCTCAACCCAATTTATCGGCTGATAGTCTGAAAAAATTCTTGTTACCTTTTCCTTCTTTAAAGGAACAAAACCTTATAGTCCAAAAAATTGAAGAAGTATTTAGTAAAATTGATTTGTTAGAACGCTCTCTTGAAGAAGTTAATTATTTCGCGAACTTAGTAGATAGAAAAGTTCTAGAAGTAGCGATGCAAGGAAAATTAGTAAAGCAAGAATCAACTGATGAACCTGCAAGTGAGTTAATTGAAAAAATTAAAGAAAAGAAAGGTATACTTGTTCAAGAAAAGAAAATAAAGAATGAAAAAAAATTATTAAAGATTGCGAAAGAAGAAATTCCATATACTGTTCCAGAAAATTGGCAATGGGTGAGAATGAATGAGATTGCATATCAAATTTCAGCTGGAGGTGATAAGCCTAAAATCTTTAGTTTAACTAAAGATGAAAATTATAATGTTCCTATATTTTCAAATGGAAAAAATAAGCAAGGGTTATTTGGATATGCAAAAGAAGCAAAAATATTTGAAAAAGCAATTACAATTTCGGCTAGAGGAACTATAGGTTTTTCAGTAGTCAGAACTGAACCGTTTGTACCAATCGTCCGTTTGCTGACAATTATTTTATTAGAAAGTAATGAATTGTTTTTCAAATATTATTTTGATTTTGCTATTCTTGCTGGAGAGGGTTCAAGTATTCCACAACTTACAGTTCCGACTTTACAAGCTAAAGTGATTCCTTTACCGCCTCTAAATGAACAAAATCGTATTGTTACAAGAATAGAATTGTTACAATCCTTAACTGAAAAACTCAGAAATAAATAATTTTTATTTGTTGAAAAGGAGGTGTTGTTTTGGTTCTCTATCACGTAAACAAACAAGAAATGATAGAAATTCAAGAAGAAGTTTTTACTAACGAAAAAGAATTACAAACATTAATCGAGTCTAATTTGGAAATTTTATTTAACTTGAAATTTGTTTCTACAGAATTTTCTGTAGATAAATTTCGTCTTGATACAGTTGCGTATGATGAAGAAACAAAAAGTTTCGTGATTATCGAATACAAAAAAGGAAAACGTTTTAGCGTGATCGATCAAGGTTATGCATATTTAAATACATTGGTAGCTCATAAAGGTGAATTTGTACTAAGTTACAATGAACAATATCCTGATCAGCTAAAACGTATCAATGATATTGAGTGGTCACAAACACGTATCATTTTTGTCGCGAATGACTATACTAGTTATCAGTTTGGTGCAATAAATAATCCAGATTTACCAATAGATTTAGTTAAGGTGAAGAAATACAAGAATGGGCTAATGAATGTAGAGATGTTGGCTAAAACTATAGTTAAGCAAAATATAACGGCCAATCACAAAAAAGAAGATATAAATAGAAAAGGTCTATCTAAGGAAATTAAAGTATACACAGAAGAGGAACACGTTGCTAAAGGCTCTGAAGAGATTCAAGAACTTTATGAAGAGCTAAAGGAGCTTATTTTAAGTTGGGATAGTGCAATTCAAATTAAACCAGTAAAACTATATAATTCTTTCAAACTAAAACGAAATATTGTTGATATTCATATTCAAAAAAAAGCGTTAAAACTTTGGATTAATTTAAAATATGGTGAACTCCATGATCCAGAACATACAGCTCGAAATGTAAGTGAAACGGGACATTGGGGCAATGGGGATTATGAAATTCTTATGAAAGACAATCAAAATATTGAATATATTGCTAGTCTTATCAAACAATCGAGAGTGTAAAATAAACTGTGTAAGTAGCTCATTCTAGATAAGCTACTTATACAGTTTTTCTTTTCATGCAAAGGAAATTCAGATAAAATAAAAATGAAAGGATGCGAGAATATGGCGAGACAGAAAAGAGATCCTAAAACTGTTGAATTAGCGAAAACCATTCTAGAAAGCTACAATCCTGAAAATGTCGATGACATGCAAGACGCTCTAAAAGATATTTTTGGTCCCTTATTTGAACAAATGCTTCAAGGCGAAATGACCCATCATTTAGGCTACGATATTCATTCAAAACAGGAGAAAGAAACGAACAATCGAAGAAATGGATTTGGCTCTAAGAAAGTAAAAACAAGCTTTGGAGAAGTCCCTATTGATGTACCTAGAGACAGAGAAGCCACGTTTGAACCAGAACTTATTAAGAAACGTGAACGGGATGTTTCAGCTATCGAATCAAAGGTTTTGTCCATGTATGCCAGAGGCATGTCTCAAAGAGATATCGCTCATACCATTGATGATATTTATGGGTTCTCCATTTCTCACGAAATGATTTCTACAATCACCGATTCTGTTCTTCCAGAACTGGAGGAATGGCAAAATCGCCCTTTGGCGAAGTGTTATGCCTTTGTTTTTGTGGATTGTATGTATGTGACGTTAAGAGAAAATTATGAAGTCAAAGAATACGCTGTGTATACAATTCTTGGCTATGATTTAAAAGGAAAAAAAGATATTTTAGGGTTGTGGTTGAATGAAACCGAGAGTAAAAACCGCTGGATGCAGATTTTTGATGAATTGAAATCTCGCGGTGTACAGGACATTTTCTTTATGTCTATGGATGGTGTTTCTGGGCTTGAAGATGGCGCAAAATCTATTTTTCCAAAGGTGATCGTTCAACGCTGTATCGTCCATTTAGTGCGTAATGCGCTTCGGTATGTTCCTTATAAAGACTACAAGGAATTTTCTCGGGAAATGAAAAAGTTTTATGGTGCTCCTTCATTAAAAGCTTGTCAAAGTGCTTTTGATGTTTTTCAAAAACGTTGGTCT
The DNA window shown above is from Enterococcus sp. 4G2_DIV0659 and carries:
- the hsdR gene encoding type I restriction-modification system endonuclease, whose translation is MESNFSFFSKKWVYLANLGEAAQRNAFQDPNASLIKTRQYSEAMVEAIFRLENMNIPKGFNQCDKINYLSNKGVLSKSITEIFHRIRMIGNKAAHNGNYGITDEAKESVKFIFYLGCWFMKVYDIHTFKAPEFQTLVDEDSIRESKIATLENHLLKQQKEFEKILDLLKGISQTSETKKERREASKKFTSQYPLDEKDTRVLIDQQLRDAGWECDTKELNFKINKTMPKKNRKMAIAEWRCGDKWADYALFNGTKLIGIVEAKKYEKDIPGDIGQAKEYAKNVQSIEGTGLFYSDRDYKVPFIYATNGRPYLKQIEEKSGIYFWDSRTPQKAERALEAWHSPKDLEQKLKSDEQVADQELQNEPYPEFAERNYQIEAIKAVEAGLKDNKERMLLAMATGTGKTRTALALMYRLIKTDRVRRVLFLVDRTALGTQAADALKDTKIEKLAFSDIYDVKEVTEAMPEDTTRIQIATVQGMVHRLFYSGNEEARPSVGQYDFIIVDEAHRGYTEDREMSDEALLYMNQNDYVSQYRRVIDFFDATVLGLTATPALHTTEIFGEPIYTYSYTDAVVDGYLVDHEPPYKFETELSKNGISFVKDEEIDVWNNESQSIDKTKLKDNLSFEVDKFNRKVMTEEFNRVILDRLTEDIYPNDEEKTLIFAANDQHADKIVKLLKEIYSDKGVIVEEHAIEKITGAIYDSGQMIKRFKNEKYPSIAVTVDLLTTGIDVPEICNLVFLRRVRSRILYDQMLGRATRLCKRIGKESFKIYDAVHLYDGLQKISDMKPVVKNPNHSITYLLDESLQSKSEEEFNFYKKELIAKLQRKKQSLTEKQEEELKELNNVDSIDKWLQNLKEMSKVELQSQVKQIERMAYSKNVRYSMYISNHKDTFIDETRGYGEGNERPGDYLDSFNRFIRENMNLIPALQIVVKRPKELTIVDLRSIRLTLKEKHFDEKDLQSAWKKEKKETIAADIISFIRQAALGSPLVPHEQRIKNAMEKVYQISDWTNIQESWLNRIEKQLLQTTVLAPTAKEFFEENQLFEDSGGYNRMKQIFKDDVDTIVEVINDNLYA
- a CDS encoding N-6 DNA methylase is translated as MTNNEIVQKLWKLADVLRDDGVSYQNYVTELTFILFLKMMKEQGDRSESKIPEGYRWDDLVSKEGLELKTFYQKLLTDLSNPKIAKDSRLQMIYHNASTTIDEPKNLEKIIKAIDDLDWYNAKEEGLGDLYEGLLEKNASETKSGAGQYFTPRVLIDVMVELLDPKLGERLNDPAAGTFGFMIAADHYLKNKFDHYFDIAPDLAEFQKKEAFSGMELVPGTHRLALMNALLHDIEGRLELGDSLSTNGKWMKDFDVVLTNPPFGTKKGGERATRDDLTFETSNKQLNFLQTIYNSLKPNGKSRAAVVIPDNVLFADGIGEQIRRDLMNKCNLHTILRLPKGIFYAQGVQTNVLFFERGTSEKNNTKEVWIYDMRNNMRSFGKRNPLTIQDFEEFIACYHQENIQERKEIYTPENFNGRWRKYTIEEITARDNATLDISWLEDESTTPDYTLDEMMQLIKEKSQIISTTVSELESLLGEIDQ
- a CDS encoding restriction endonuclease subunit S, with amino-acid sequence MIDTKALKEKILDLAMRGKLVEQDPIDEPVEQLLQKIKEEKEKLINEGKLKKEKARPKIEPKEIPYILPRNWQWVRLGEVLSLLNGDRGKNYPSQKYFQRTGIPIINAGALGKIEINNEKLNYISEEKFSMLKAGFVKKNDILYCIRGSLGKSSINTLDRGAIASSLVIIRPFAEMNIKYIYYILISKLGENQIKMEENGTAQPNLSADSLKKFLLPFPSLKEQNLIVQKIEEVFSKIDLLERSLEEVNYFANLVDRKVLEVAMQGKLVKQESTDEPASELIEKIKEKKGILVQEKKIKNEKKLLKIAKEEIPYTVPENWQWVRMNEIAYQISAGGDKPKIFSLTKDENYNVPIFSNGKNKQGLFGYAKEAKIFEKAITISARGTIGFSVVRTEPFVPIVRLLTIILLESNELFFKYYFDFAILAGEGSSIPQLTVPTLQAKVIPLPPLNEQNRIVTRIELLQSLTEKLRNK
- a CDS encoding DUF5655 domain-containing protein is translated as MVLYHVNKQEMIEIQEEVFTNEKELQTLIESNLEILFNLKFVSTEFSVDKFRLDTVAYDEETKSFVIIEYKKGKRFSVIDQGYAYLNTLVAHKGEFVLSYNEQYPDQLKRINDIEWSQTRIIFVANDYTSYQFGAINNPDLPIDLVKVKKYKNGLMNVEMLAKTIVKQNITANHKKEDINRKGLSKEIKVYTEEEHVAKGSEEIQELYEELKELILSWDSAIQIKPVKLYNSFKLKRNIVDIHIQKKALKLWINLKYGELHDPEHTARNVSETGHWGNGDYEILMKDNQNIEYIASLIKQSRV
- a CDS encoding IS256 family transposase, giving the protein MARQKRDPKTVELAKTILESYNPENVDDMQDALKDIFGPLFEQMLQGEMTHHLGYDIHSKQEKETNNRRNGFGSKKVKTSFGEVPIDVPRDREATFEPELIKKRERDVSAIESKVLSMYARGMSQRDIAHTIDDIYGFSISHEMISTITDSVLPELEEWQNRPLAKCYAFVFVDCMYVTLRENYEVKEYAVYTILGYDLKGKKDILGLWLNETESKNRWMQIFDELKSRGVQDIFFMSMDGVSGLEDGAKSIFPKVIVQRCIVHLVRNALRYVPYKDYKEFSREMKKFYGAPSLKACQSAFDVFQKRWSHYSGAVEVWKRNFSHVEQLYDYGSAVRKIMYTTNAVESIHSSFRKVTKKGAFPNETALLKLLYLRATELEKKWTAGFIPNWPMVLNQLMANEQFSERINTYSLYIS